The following proteins come from a genomic window of Sorghum bicolor cultivar BTx623 chromosome 3, Sorghum_bicolor_NCBIv3, whole genome shotgun sequence:
- the LOC110433348 gene encoding uncharacterized protein LOC110433348: MNRWKERSSRVPSFLPHSRLDSSLFSRRNNKGTKEEQEERNTEKNKASKGTSIPIHPYPDSSSSLAHLTIQSPSDLTSSVDFVSVFACRQLAGDQQEGHEHPDPVKEPPQARSGRWRPVMPISSGSGGRGSPSYVEADWFQREKVD, encoded by the exons ATGAACCGCTGGAAAGAGAGAAGCAGTCGAGTCCCTTCCTTCCTTCCCCACTCGCGACTCGACTCTTCTCTCTTTTCTCGCAGAAACAACAAGGGCACcaaggaggagcaggaggagaggaACACCGAGAAGAACAAGGCCTCCAAAGGCACATCTATCCCCATCCATCCCTACCCCGATTCCTCCTCCTCCCTTGCTCACCTCACCATCCAATCCCCATCTGATCTGACTTCGTCCGTTGATTTCGTCTCTGTGTTTGCTTGCAGGCAGCTAGCTGGAGACCAACAAGAAGGCCATGAACATCCAG ATCCAGTGAAGGAGCCACCACAAGCCAGATCTGGGAGGTGGAGGCCGGTCATGCCCATCTCCAGTGGCAGCGGGGGTCGTGGCTCTCCCTCCTATGTGGAGGCCGATTGGTTCCAGCGTGAGAAGGTCGATTAG